In one window of Bizionia sp. M204 DNA:
- a CDS encoding Xaa-Pro peptidase family protein, which translates to MIGIGGSTIEAELNAIKPTAHLIKPIKKEEFQQRIDKACQLMQDQNIPAMYLNAGTNLFYFTGMKWSASERMVGALLFPNGTLIYIAPEFEKGTILDFMLIEGTIACWIEHESPYKLFVDILKNNGVEAGKIAMDESTPFFVIDGIKNAQNAYNLINAKSITAGCRMVKSETEIAIMQHAMDITLEVQKATARILRVGISAKEVTDFIHEAHKKHGIPTGSYFCIVLFGVDSSFPHGVKAPKDLAENDMVLIDTGCMLHDYLSDITRTYVFGTANEEQTRIWNIEKETQLAAFKASQLGNTCADIDKAARVALEKHGLGPDYKLPGLPHRTGHGIGLGIHEWPYIVKNDHTVLEPGMTFSIEPMICVPDAFGIRHEDHVYMTNSGPKWFTQPIHSIDNPFGY; encoded by the coding sequence ATGATAGGAATAGGAGGATCAACAATAGAAGCAGAGTTAAACGCTATTAAACCAACAGCACATTTGATTAAGCCCATAAAAAAAGAAGAATTTCAACAGCGTATTGACAAGGCGTGTCAGTTAATGCAAGATCAAAATATACCAGCGATGTACTTGAATGCTGGGACCAATTTATTTTATTTTACAGGCATGAAATGGAGTGCTAGTGAGCGCATGGTAGGTGCTTTATTATTTCCAAATGGAACCCTTATTTATATAGCGCCTGAATTTGAAAAAGGAACCATATTAGATTTTATGCTCATTGAAGGGACTATTGCATGTTGGATAGAACATGAATCGCCTTACAAGCTATTTGTAGACATCCTGAAAAATAATGGGGTAGAAGCAGGAAAAATTGCGATGGATGAATCCACACCCTTTTTTGTAATTGATGGCATTAAAAATGCGCAAAACGCTTATAATTTAATCAACGCAAAATCCATTACGGCTGGGTGCAGAATGGTAAAGTCTGAAACAGAAATTGCAATTATGCAACATGCTATGGATATTACGCTGGAGGTTCAAAAAGCGACAGCTCGAATTTTACGCGTAGGGATTTCGGCAAAAGAGGTTACAGATTTTATTCATGAAGCGCATAAAAAGCACGGCATTCCAACAGGTTCATATTTTTGTATCGTGTTGTTTGGTGTCGATTCCTCGTTTCCCCATGGCGTCAAAGCGCCTAAAGATTTAGCAGAAAACGATATGGTATTGATTGATACCGGTTGTATGCTTCATGATTATCTTTCAGATATTACCAGAACCTATGTTTTTGGAACTGCTAATGAGGAGCAAACCCGTATTTGGAATATCGAGAAAGAAACACAATTGGCTGCTTTTAAAGCGTCTCAATTAGGAAATACCTGTGCAGACATTGATAAAGCAGCTCGCGTTGCTTTAGAAAAACATGGTTTAGGCCCTGATTATAAATTACCGGGATTACCACATAGAACAGGTCATGGCATTGGTTTAGGAATTCACGAATGGCCTTATATTGTTAAAAACGACCACACGGTTTTAGAGCCAGGCATGACGTTTAGTATTGAACCTATGATTTGCGTGCCAGATGCGTTTGGAATTCGTCATGAAGACCATGTATATATGACAAATTCGGGACCAAAATGGTTTACTCAGCCCATCCATAGTATAGATAACCCTTTTGGTTATTAA
- a CDS encoding two-component regulator propeller domain-containing protein — MLYPIFQNLFKIYIVFFALFSSVFYAVGQNDVHVDTLKIKQIGQKEGLIQLNVKALVQDSLDYLWLATEDGLHRYNSADFKVYNNNPLDSLSIPEDHARDLYIANDTLFIASNSKGIFGLKLSTDKFIELSKNVEVLNTNTSYKIRPLGEKVLLFSFRNAFMIFNRENKTLKTKNLPKSKIENYVQDVFALNTDNYILATTASGLLNYNMKSGVISNFKMLDDSSHNAIFIKNSTMYIGTDIGFYSYDLQTNKTNIIINNDGVNCFYTGQNNRILIGADSGAYTYFIKKQNLVKHVFADQNHMSFTPIEINDIKGDNEGNLWFATDGEGLFHFNSYREKFKTLKLKIPGFSASKKISSFQFLPLKDSTLLIGSTVGIIKYDFKTQKFKQYQNYRDELIYTLIKDFNGTIWAGGFTTGLLKYNSETDRFLEVKGANNGISNRDVIQITPRSKTELLVATWSGGLYMYNIETNTFSEYRINNKPLNRARTSFVDSKNNLWLGTDEGVFKLNKNGQTQKLTAADENDKKLSSNRVFGIAEDAKGNMWFGTSVGLTKLNIMTLNTTIYYKQKGLPNDFIYTVIADDKDNIWVSTNYGISVLNTDNNTFTNYTQNDGLQNNEFNGKAGFKDRNGTFYFGGIDGINIFRPTTIKTSPFLPKVHIESIELFNTDINRNELYSNNMVFNSDENVLTFNYRAINFINSDKVDYAYYMEGFDESWRPITKNNNITYTNLNPGTYTFKVKATNANGMWSPHEDTMQLTIVPPWYQTTLFNIVILLFLLGLIFGFYYYKTYRLNQEKHLLEKTVTARTKEVQAKNDALNEAYKVSISQRENIKFLMRELQHRVKNNLQIVSSLLNIQSRLIQDDLAHEALQVAKNRILAIAFVEDALKLDSKTIEIKTFTINLCNNILEALGESEQLKFRMQYQIKPFELHNLNTTVYGLILNELITNISKHAFSTFSEANLVTVTCSENNNVLTLIVNDNGKGYTETDTKSNSMGLDLVRDMVTQVDGSITIESHFGTKNIINIPLKNV; from the coding sequence TTGTTATACCCAATTTTTCAGAACTTGTTTAAAATATATATTGTTTTTTTTGCGCTATTTTCTTCAGTATTTTATGCTGTAGGTCAAAATGATGTGCACGTAGACACATTAAAAATTAAACAAATAGGCCAAAAGGAAGGTTTAATACAGCTTAATGTAAAAGCCTTGGTTCAAGATAGTTTGGATTATCTTTGGTTAGCTACGGAAGATGGTTTACACCGTTATAATAGTGCAGATTTTAAAGTTTACAACAACAACCCTTTGGATTCCTTAAGTATACCAGAAGATCACGCTAGGGATTTATATATAGCAAACGACACACTTTTTATAGCCTCCAACTCCAAAGGAATTTTTGGATTGAAATTGTCTACAGATAAATTTATTGAGCTTTCAAAAAATGTGGAAGTTTTAAATACAAATACATCTTATAAAATTCGCCCTTTAGGTGAAAAAGTACTATTGTTTTCTTTTCGGAATGCGTTCATGATTTTCAATCGAGAAAATAAAACACTTAAAACCAAGAACCTACCAAAAAGCAAGATTGAAAATTACGTTCAAGATGTGTTTGCTTTAAATACAGATAATTATATACTAGCAACTACAGCATCTGGCCTTTTAAATTACAATATGAAAAGTGGCGTTATAAGCAACTTCAAAATGCTAGACGACAGCTCTCACAACGCAATCTTTATTAAAAATAGCACAATGTACATTGGTACAGATATAGGTTTTTATAGTTATGATTTGCAAACAAATAAAACAAACATTATTATCAATAATGATGGCGTGAATTGTTTTTATACAGGCCAAAATAATCGGATTTTAATAGGTGCAGATTCCGGGGCTTATACTTATTTTATTAAAAAACAAAATCTAGTAAAACATGTATTTGCTGATCAAAATCATATGAGTTTCACACCCATTGAAATTAATGATATTAAAGGTGACAACGAAGGAAATTTATGGTTTGCCACAGATGGCGAGGGTTTGTTTCATTTTAATAGCTATCGGGAAAAATTTAAAACGCTCAAGTTAAAAATACCTGGCTTTTCAGCTTCAAAAAAAATAAGTTCCTTTCAATTTCTTCCGCTTAAAGACTCCACCTTACTCATAGGGAGCACGGTAGGTATTATTAAATATGATTTCAAAACACAAAAATTTAAGCAGTATCAAAATTATAGAGACGAATTAATTTACACCTTAATCAAAGATTTTAATGGCACTATATGGGCTGGTGGATTTACAACGGGCTTATTAAAATATAATTCAGAAACCGATAGATTTTTAGAAGTAAAAGGTGCAAATAACGGCATATCAAATCGTGATGTTATACAAATTACACCACGTTCTAAAACCGAACTGCTGGTGGCCACATGGTCTGGTGGACTGTATATGTACAATATAGAAACCAATACTTTTTCGGAATATCGCATTAATAATAAACCGTTGAACAGAGCGCGTACGTCATTCGTAGATTCTAAAAACAATCTGTGGTTAGGTACAGATGAAGGTGTTTTTAAGTTAAACAAAAACGGACAGACTCAAAAACTTACAGCCGCAGATGAAAATGACAAGAAGTTGAGTAGCAACCGTGTTTTCGGTATCGCAGAAGACGCAAAAGGAAACATGTGGTTTGGCACTAGTGTTGGATTAACCAAATTAAATATCATGACCTTAAATACCACTATTTACTATAAGCAAAAAGGCCTTCCTAACGACTTTATTTACACCGTAATAGCGGATGATAAGGATAATATTTGGGTTAGTACCAATTATGGTATTTCTGTGCTAAATACAGACAACAATACCTTTACAAATTACACGCAAAATGATGGGCTTCAAAACAATGAATTTAATGGAAAAGCAGGTTTCAAGGACAGGAATGGCACCTTTTATTTTGGTGGAATAGATGGCATCAATATATTCCGGCCAACAACTATAAAAACAAGTCCGTTTTTACCAAAAGTACATATTGAGTCTATTGAGTTATTTAATACAGACATAAATAGAAATGAGCTTTATAGTAACAATATGGTGTTTAATAGTGATGAAAACGTATTGACCTTTAATTATAGGGCTATCAATTTCATCAATTCGGATAAAGTAGATTATGCCTATTATATGGAAGGGTTTGATGAATCCTGGAGACCCATCACCAAAAACAACAACATTACTTATACCAACCTAAATCCAGGAACCTATACCTTTAAAGTTAAAGCCACAAATGCAAACGGAATGTGGAGCCCCCATGAAGACACCATGCAACTCACCATTGTACCGCCATGGTATCAAACTACGCTTTTTAACATAGTAATCCTGCTCTTTCTTTTAGGCTTAATTTTCGGTTTCTATTACTACAAAACTTATCGCTTAAATCAAGAAAAACACTTATTAGAAAAGACCGTAACAGCACGAACAAAGGAAGTGCAAGCAAAAAATGATGCGTTAAATGAAGCTTATAAAGTTTCAATTTCGCAAAGAGAAAATATAAAATTTCTAATGCGGGAATTACAACATCGCGTAAAAAACAACCTACAAATTGTTTCTAGTTTATTAAACATACAATCACGACTTATTCAAGATGACTTGGCACATGAAGCCTTGCAAGTTGCAAAAAACAGAATTTTGGCCATTGCCTTTGTGGAAGATGCTCTAAAACTGGATTCCAAGACTATTGAAATAAAAACATTCACGATTAATTTGTGCAATAACATATTGGAGGCCTTGGGCGAATCGGAACAATTAAAATTTAGAATGCAATACCAAATTAAACCTTTTGAATTACATAATTTGAATACAACGGTATACGGCTTAATTTTAAACGAACTAATTACAAACATCTCGAAACATGCATTTAGCACCTTTAGCGAAGCTAATTTGGTTACTGTAACCTGTTCAGAAAATAACAATGTTTTGACATTGATAGTCAACGATAACGGCAAAGGCTATACGGAAACCGATACCAAATCCAATTCCATGGGCCTAGATCTAGTGCGAGATATGGTTACACAAGTAGATGGTTCAATAACTATAGAAAGTCATTTTGGAACCAAAAATATAATAAACATACCCTTAAAAAATGTATAA
- a CDS encoding DUF305 domain-containing protein, translating into MNTLKDTSKNGMSNYTKFFLMLVCSFIAMYITMYLNTYEFDHVWFSLTRFYMVCLGIAAMALIMFFFMKTMYKDKKKNLGIIIGSIVLFLGALGLVRDQKSTVGDVLWMKGMIPHHSIAILTSERADIKDPEVKKLAEDIIEAQRKEIEEMKAMIKRLENEK; encoded by the coding sequence ATGAATACGCTAAAAGATACAAGCAAAAACGGAATGAGCAATTACACAAAATTCTTTCTAATGTTGGTTTGCTCATTTATAGCCATGTATATTACCATGTACTTAAACACTTATGAGTTTGACCATGTCTGGTTCAGTTTAACCAGATTTTATATGGTCTGTTTAGGCATTGCAGCCATGGCCTTAATTATGTTCTTCTTTATGAAGACTATGTATAAGGATAAAAAGAAAAATCTGGGAATAATCATTGGTAGCATCGTCCTTTTTCTTGGTGCTTTAGGTTTGGTACGTGACCAAAAATCAACCGTTGGCGATGTGTTATGGATGAAAGGTATGATTCCACATCATTCCATCGCAATTTTAACAAGTGAACGCGCAGATATCAAAGACCCAGAAGTCAAAAAGTTAGCAGAGGATATTATTGAAGCACAGCGAAAAGAAATTGAAGAAATGAAGGCAATGATTAAGCGTTTGGAAAATGAAAAATAA
- a CDS encoding response regulator transcription factor, giving the protein MLHILLIEDELIIAKDLQLSLNKDQFAQIDVARNYESAIALFLKNNYDLIISDINLKSDKDGIDIIEKISETKIIPVVYLTAYSDTDIVERAKKTMPFAYILKPFNLNQLKLTINLALLNFKKFQENLEPSDANAALVKTLTKREKEILVVLASGKLSKEIAATLNISVLTVEKHKQNIRKKLNLVTIGELINFALTSRLYVLSD; this is encoded by the coding sequence ATGTTACACATATTACTAATAGAAGATGAATTGATAATTGCCAAGGACCTCCAATTGTCCTTAAACAAAGATCAATTTGCGCAAATAGATGTGGCAAGAAACTATGAAAGTGCCATAGCGCTATTTTTAAAAAATAATTACGACTTGATTATTTCAGACATCAACCTGAAATCGGATAAGGATGGTATAGACATTATAGAAAAAATTAGCGAAACCAAAATAATTCCCGTGGTATATCTTACCGCTTATTCCGATACAGATATTGTGGAGCGCGCAAAAAAAACGATGCCATTTGCCTATATTCTTAAACCGTTTAATCTTAATCAGCTGAAATTAACCATAAACTTGGCGCTCTTAAACTTTAAAAAATTTCAGGAAAATCTAGAACCGTCTGATGCCAATGCAGCCTTAGTAAAAACACTAACCAAGCGTGAAAAGGAAATTTTGGTCGTCCTAGCCTCGGGGAAATTAAGTAAAGAAATAGCCGCTACCCTAAATATTTCGGTGCTAACCGTTGAAAAACACAAACAAAACATCAGAAAAAAACTGAACCTGGTAACCATTGGCGAGTTAATTAATTTTGCATTAACCTCTAGGTTGTATGTGTTGAGTGATTAA
- a CDS encoding heavy-metal-associated domain-containing protein, with protein sequence MNFSNKHVILGVALLAAIGFTSCKNEAKQETETTTEVSQELAMAEVSFGVRGNCGMCKSTIEKAANGVEGVSIAIWDVDKKKIDVTYDNEKTNEMAIHNAIAASGYDTEKATGDLDAYENLPGCCKYDHDMEMNQSGDMKAEDHTNHDG encoded by the coding sequence ATGAATTTTTCAAACAAACACGTAATTTTAGGTGTAGCGCTATTAGCAGCTATAGGTTTCACAAGTTGTAAAAACGAAGCGAAACAAGAAACAGAAACAACAACCGAAGTATCACAAGAACTAGCTATGGCAGAGGTTTCTTTTGGTGTAAGAGGTAATTGTGGAATGTGTAAATCCACTATTGAAAAAGCCGCGAATGGTGTGGAAGGTGTGTCTATTGCCATTTGGGACGTTGATAAAAAGAAAATCGATGTGACTTATGATAATGAAAAAACAAACGAAATGGCCATTCACAACGCCATTGCAGCATCGGGTTACGATACGGAAAAAGCAACAGGTGATTTAGATGCTTACGAAAATTTACCAGGCTGTTGTAAATATGACCATGATATGGAAATGAACCAATCTGGTGACATGAAAGCGGAAGATCATACTAATCACGACGGTTAA
- a CDS encoding aminopeptidase P family protein gives MRYDSIPNTLFKKNRTNFISKMQPNTIAILTSNDVKHNNADDVMGFTQNNDLFYLSGIDQEDTILVLYPDAYKKENKAILFIKETNEQIKVWDGEKLTKEQAIEISGIERVEWIHDFEMTLQYMAFEADGFYLGHNEHLKRVTKDQETQQDRMIKWCKEKYPLHDYYRAAKITRALRPIKHEEEILQIKKAAAISVVSFMRVLKACKPDIKEYELEAELSYNLIQSGATRHAFKPIVASGKNACALHYNANDALCKSGDMILLDFGVCYANYNSDTTRCFPVNGKFSARQKEVYSAVLKCLKEGSELLKPGVLPSDYETQMARLVETELIALGLLNADEVANQDPDKPLYKKYFMHGTAHHIGLDVHDVGLYSRPLEAGMVLTCEPGIYIPEEGIGCRLENDYLITENGTINLTEKMPIEISDIEALMTK, from the coding sequence ATGAGATACGACTCCATTCCAAATACCTTATTCAAAAAAAACAGAACGAACTTTATTTCTAAAATGCAACCTAACACCATTGCTATTTTAACATCTAACGATGTAAAACATAACAATGCCGACGATGTTATGGGTTTTACGCAAAACAACGATTTATTTTATCTCTCTGGAATTGATCAAGAAGATACGATATTAGTGCTTTATCCGGATGCCTACAAAAAAGAAAATAAAGCCATTTTATTTATCAAGGAAACCAATGAACAGATAAAAGTTTGGGATGGTGAAAAACTCACCAAAGAACAAGCCATAGAAATTTCAGGAATTGAACGTGTTGAGTGGATTCATGATTTTGAAATGACCTTACAATACATGGCTTTTGAAGCCGATGGGTTTTATCTAGGACATAATGAACATTTAAAACGAGTTACCAAGGACCAAGAAACGCAACAAGACAGAATGATTAAATGGTGTAAAGAAAAATATCCTTTGCATGATTATTATCGCGCTGCAAAAATAACAAGAGCGCTACGCCCCATAAAACATGAAGAAGAAATTCTTCAAATTAAGAAGGCTGCAGCTATTAGCGTTGTTAGTTTTATGCGCGTTTTAAAAGCGTGCAAACCAGACATAAAGGAATACGAATTGGAAGCCGAATTATCCTATAATTTAATACAATCGGGCGCAACCCGACATGCCTTTAAACCCATTGTGGCTTCAGGAAAAAATGCCTGTGCTTTGCATTATAATGCAAACGATGCCTTATGTAAATCTGGCGATATGATATTATTGGATTTTGGCGTTTGCTATGCCAATTATAATAGTGATACAACCCGTTGTTTTCCGGTAAACGGTAAGTTTTCAGCAAGACAAAAAGAGGTTTATTCTGCTGTTTTAAAGTGTTTAAAAGAAGGGAGTGAATTATTAAAACCTGGTGTTTTACCTTCAGATTACGAAACTCAAATGGCGCGATTGGTGGAAACTGAATTGATAGCTTTAGGGTTATTAAACGCTGATGAGGTTGCAAATCAGGATCCAGATAAACCCTTGTATAAAAAATATTTTATGCATGGTACGGCACACCATATTGGATTAGACGTGCATGATGTTGGGTTGTATTCACGACCTTTAGAAGCGGGAATGGTACTCACTTGCGAACCTGGGATTTATATTCCTGAAGAAGGTATTGGTTGCAGGTTAGAGAATGATTATCTCATTACAGAAAATGGAACTATAAATTTAACAGAAAAAATGCCAATCGAAATTAGTGATATTGAAGCATTAATGACCAAATAA
- a CDS encoding efflux RND transporter periplasmic adaptor subunit, protein MKKYSIYIAILGVGLLLGWLIFGGKSNNETEHNHDAVTEINQMWTCSMHPQIMQPEPGDCPICGMDLIPAEAGADGLLADQFKLTENAMALANIQTSIVGSGQTEGNTIKLSGKIVENEEANAVQVSYFSGRLERLNVNSTGEEVRKGQLLATIYSPELYAAQQELITASSLKESQPALYKAVRNKLKLWKLSESQINQIETSGNVQENFPVYATVSGTVSDKLVEQGDYVKQGQPLLKIANLNTVWASFDVYENQIDLFKKGQEISITTNANINEDIKAKVDFIDPILNTQTRTVKLRAVLNNKENIFKPGMFVEGQIKGVTSTKDEVLTIPASAVMWTGERSVVYLKTDPNQPIFEMRNITLGTKIGDNYQVLEGLFAGNEIVTNGTFTIDAAAQLQGKKSMMNKASGHEAHQNREETASNETKAPFNLNERVNVPKAFQNQLKTVFNDYIQLKDALVEDDSKKVQSKSKELIENTAKVDMKLLKNNDVHNHWMALETDIKAAAIAISKTTDIKVQRTNFKSLSRQLTNAIEVFGINEKVYHQYCPMVDNNKGAYWLSKEETVFNPYFGDAMLTCGDVKQVIE, encoded by the coding sequence ATGAAAAAATATAGCATTTACATCGCAATTTTAGGAGTAGGATTACTTTTAGGTTGGTTAATTTTCGGTGGAAAATCCAATAATGAAACTGAACACAATCATGATGCCGTAACAGAAATCAATCAAATGTGGACCTGTTCTATGCATCCACAAATTATGCAACCCGAACCTGGCGATTGCCCTATTTGTGGCATGGATTTAATTCCTGCAGAAGCTGGTGCAGATGGTTTGTTAGCCGATCAGTTCAAGCTCACCGAAAACGCCATGGCTTTGGCAAACATTCAAACCTCTATTGTTGGAAGTGGGCAAACAGAAGGTAATACCATCAAATTATCTGGAAAAATTGTGGAAAATGAAGAGGCAAATGCCGTACAAGTCAGTTATTTTTCAGGACGGTTAGAACGCTTGAACGTGAATTCTACAGGCGAAGAAGTTCGTAAGGGTCAGTTATTAGCAACTATTTACTCGCCAGAACTGTATGCCGCACAACAGGAACTCATTACAGCCTCGTCTTTAAAAGAGTCGCAACCTGCTTTATACAAAGCGGTTCGTAATAAATTGAAGTTATGGAAATTGTCTGAAAGCCAAATCAATCAAATTGAAACATCGGGAAACGTACAAGAAAATTTTCCTGTGTATGCAACTGTTTCTGGTACGGTTTCAGACAAACTGGTTGAACAAGGCGACTATGTTAAACAAGGTCAGCCATTACTTAAAATAGCCAATCTCAATACGGTTTGGGCGAGTTTTGATGTGTATGAGAATCAAATTGATTTATTTAAAAAAGGTCAGGAGATTTCTATAACAACAAATGCTAATATTAATGAAGACATTAAGGCGAAAGTCGATTTTATAGACCCGATTTTAAATACCCAAACACGGACTGTAAAATTAAGAGCGGTTTTAAATAATAAAGAGAATATCTTTAAACCAGGTATGTTTGTTGAAGGGCAAATTAAAGGTGTTACTTCAACTAAAGATGAGGTTTTAACCATTCCAGCTTCAGCCGTTATGTGGACAGGTGAACGCTCTGTGGTATATTTAAAAACCGATCCTAATCAACCCATTTTTGAAATGCGTAACATTACTTTAGGTACTAAAATAGGTGATAACTACCAAGTTTTAGAAGGCTTATTTGCTGGAAACGAAATCGTAACCAACGGCACATTTACCATAGATGCCGCAGCACAATTACAAGGGAAAAAATCCATGATGAATAAAGCGTCAGGTCACGAAGCACATCAAAATAGGGAAGAAACAGCTTCAAATGAAACTAAAGCGCCTTTCAATTTGAATGAAAGAGTCAACGTACCAAAAGCATTTCAAAATCAATTAAAAACCGTTTTTAATGACTATATCCAATTAAAAGATGCTTTAGTTGAAGATGATTCCAAAAAGGTACAAAGCAAATCAAAAGAACTTATAGAAAATACAGCTAAAGTGGATATGAAACTTCTAAAAAATAATGATGTTCATAACCATTGGATGGCTTTAGAAACCGACATAAAAGCGGCAGCCATAGCCATTTCCAAAACGACAGATATTAAAGTTCAAAGAACTAATTTTAAAAGCCTATCAAGGCAATTAACCAATGCTATTGAAGTCTTTGGTATTAATGAAAAAGTGTATCATCAATACTGTCCGATGGTAGATAATAATAAAGGCGCCTATTGGTTAAGTAAGGAAGAAACCGTTTTCAATCCGTATTTTGGAGACGCTATGCTTACTTGTGGCGACGTAAAACAGGTAATAGAATAA
- a CDS encoding S28 family serine protease: MKVTKAFIIVATAIVFVSCKTMQTANESTIETSIFEKLASLKNVVRIEKREAVSHFDENYEIWFQQPIDHNDLTKGTFKQRVFLGFENINKPVIVELRGYGIGSEKAGELANHYQANQLTIEHRYFNDSRPENIDWNTLTVENAAKDQNFIINEIKNMLYPDAKFVTTGISKGCQTTMAHRRYFPNTVDASVCYVGPLNYQREDPRVYSFLKSVGTKDDREKIKAFQNLCFENRQALLEMMKKVGQEKGFSWEFGVENAIDYTILEYSFAFWQWGTSVDSIPSGDVKVEELYKHLIDVVGYGFFEEQSVASLQPYFWAALTEQGIYGYETAPFKTYLNTEEIYKFDWAFPEGISKTYNLKPMQDIKTFLDTSAQDMLFIYGEYDSWSATAVELTEDASKRAVYKYINPKGSHTTRINSFKPETKQEIYTIIDGWLAE, encoded by the coding sequence ATGAAAGTGACCAAAGCCTTTATTATAGTAGCTACTGCAATAGTATTCGTGAGTTGTAAAACAATGCAAACGGCGAATGAATCGACTATTGAAACATCAATCTTCGAGAAATTAGCAAGCCTGAAAAATGTGGTGCGTATTGAAAAAAGGGAAGCCGTTAGTCATTTTGATGAAAACTATGAAATTTGGTTTCAACAGCCCATAGATCATAATGATTTAACCAAAGGCACTTTTAAGCAACGTGTTTTTTTAGGTTTCGAAAATATTAACAAACCCGTAATTGTTGAGCTTCGCGGTTATGGTATTGGTTCTGAAAAAGCTGGGGAACTCGCCAATCATTATCAAGCCAATCAGTTAACTATAGAGCATCGCTATTTTAATGATTCGCGTCCTGAAAACATTGACTGGAATACCTTAACCGTTGAAAATGCGGCAAAAGATCAGAATTTTATTATCAATGAAATTAAAAATATGCTCTATCCCGACGCGAAGTTTGTTACGACAGGAATCTCTAAAGGCTGCCAAACGACTATGGCACACAGAAGGTATTTTCCAAATACGGTAGATGCCAGTGTCTGTTATGTGGGACCTTTAAATTACCAACGTGAAGATCCAAGAGTATATTCATTTCTAAAAAGTGTTGGCACTAAAGACGATCGTGAGAAAATTAAGGCCTTTCAAAATTTATGTTTTGAAAATAGACAGGCGCTGTTAGAAATGATGAAAAAAGTGGGTCAAGAAAAAGGATTCTCTTGGGAATTTGGGGTTGAAAACGCCATAGATTACACAATTTTAGAATATTCATTCGCCTTTTGGCAATGGGGAACATCAGTTGATAGTATTCCATCTGGAGATGTTAAAGTGGAAGAACTATACAAGCATTTAATAGATGTGGTTGGTTATGGCTTTTTTGAAGAACAATCCGTGGCTAGTTTACAACCTTATTTTTGGGCGGCACTAACCGAACAAGGCATTTACGGATATGAAACGGCACCATTTAAAACGTATTTAAATACCGAAGAAATTTATAAATTCGATTGGGCTTTTCCTGAAGGCATTAGCAAAACATATAATTTAAAACCGATGCAGGATATTAAAACCTTTTTAGATACTTCGGCTCAAGATATGTTGTTTATTTATGGTGAATACGATTCTTGGAGTGCAACGGCCGTAGAGCTTACTGAAGACGCTTCAAAAAGAGCCGTTTATAAATATATAAATCCTAAAGGAAGTCATACCACAAGAATCAATAGCTTTAAGCCAGAAACGAAACAAGAAATTTACACCATTATAGATGGTTGGTTAGCTGAATAG